The Streptomyces albofaciens JCM 4342 genome has a segment encoding these proteins:
- a CDS encoding terminase large subunit domain-containing protein: MGRADEAAVLQLYRSLPAQRRREIAAASTPQLKAQLVRIEREMALDRSPGAMAAVLTEGREMQAPHLAQIDAAFERVAAGRPTKLMLTMPPRHGKSRRAARWAPLWYLRRRPEHRVMIASYSSDLADDHGRWIRDAIVSYGPQIGIGLRPGSSAANRFDIAGTEGGFAAAGVGGGLTGKGAHLAVLDDPIKDAAEAASPTMRRRLWEWWQAVLLTRIEPGGSVILIQTRWHEDDLAGRILADEADRWTVINLPALALSEDDALGRPVGTALWPERYDEAALAEIRRSVGERVWWSLYMQQPRPQEGGVWQWPWITDHRISTARFRGIDLARIVVAVDPAGGESAVGDETGIVAVARDRAGHLYVLDDRSGNRGADAWGREACLLAIELRADAITVESNYGGDMSKQVLRQAWQELQREQRTEGLPMPAVLSVTAKHGKRLRAEPIAQLYEQGRVHHVGAWPELEQQMVTWVAGMDSPDRMDAAVHGLTQLAGTDPGVAGGFPYQDGRLSGRR; encoded by the coding sequence ATGGGGAGGGCTGACGAGGCGGCGGTCCTCCAGCTGTACCGGTCGCTCCCCGCGCAGCGCCGCCGCGAGATTGCCGCCGCCTCCACTCCGCAGCTCAAAGCCCAGCTCGTGCGGATCGAGCGGGAGATGGCCCTGGACCGATCCCCGGGCGCGATGGCCGCGGTGCTCACCGAGGGCCGGGAGATGCAGGCCCCGCACCTGGCGCAGATCGACGCCGCATTCGAGCGGGTGGCAGCCGGGCGGCCGACGAAGCTGATGCTGACCATGCCGCCGCGGCACGGCAAGTCGAGGCGGGCCGCCCGGTGGGCGCCGTTGTGGTACCTGCGGCGGCGCCCGGAGCACCGGGTGATGATCGCCTCGTACTCCTCCGACCTAGCGGATGATCACGGCCGGTGGATCAGGGACGCGATCGTCTCGTACGGGCCACAGATCGGTATCGGGCTGCGTCCGGGGTCCTCGGCGGCGAATCGTTTCGACATCGCCGGAACGGAGGGCGGCTTCGCCGCTGCCGGTGTCGGTGGCGGTCTGACGGGTAAGGGCGCGCACCTGGCGGTCCTGGACGACCCGATCAAGGACGCCGCCGAGGCGGCCTCGCCGACGATGCGCCGTCGGCTGTGGGAGTGGTGGCAGGCGGTTCTGCTCACCCGGATCGAGCCCGGTGGGTCGGTCATCCTCATCCAGACCCGCTGGCACGAGGACGACCTGGCGGGTCGGATCCTGGCTGATGAGGCGGACCGCTGGACCGTCATCAACCTGCCCGCGCTCGCCCTGTCCGAGGACGACGCGCTCGGCCGGCCGGTGGGGACCGCGCTGTGGCCCGAGCGGTACGACGAGGCGGCGCTCGCGGAGATCCGCCGCTCCGTGGGCGAGCGGGTGTGGTGGTCGCTGTATATGCAGCAGCCCCGCCCGCAGGAAGGCGGGGTGTGGCAGTGGCCGTGGATCACTGACCATCGCATCAGCACGGCTCGCTTTCGCGGCATTGACCTGGCGCGCATCGTTGTCGCCGTCGACCCGGCGGGCGGGGAGTCGGCGGTCGGCGACGAGACCGGCATCGTGGCCGTCGCCCGGGACCGGGCCGGTCACCTGTACGTCCTCGACGACCGCTCGGGCAACCGCGGGGCCGATGCGTGGGGCCGTGAGGCGTGCCTGCTGGCGATCGAGCTGCGCGCCGACGCCATCACGGTGGAGTCCAATTACGGCGGCGACATGAGTAAGCAGGTGCTGCGGCAGGCGTGGCAGGAGCTGCAGCGCGAGCAGCGCACCGAGGGCCTGCCCATGCCGGCGGTGCTGTCGGTGACGGCCAAGCACGGCAAGAGGCTGCGCGCTGAGCCGATCGCCCAGCTTTACGAGCAGGGCCGCGTTCACCACGTCGGGGCCTGGCCGGAGCTGGAACAGCAAATGGTGACCTGGGTCGCCGGAATGGACAGCCCGGACCGGATGGACGCCGCAGTGCACGGGTTGACGCAGCTCGCGGGTACGGATCCGGGTGTCGCGGGTGGTTTCCCGTACCAGGACGGGAGGCTGTCCGGTCGCCGTTGA
- a CDS encoding ParB N-terminal domain-containing protein, with protein MSNRLDVRFDPAYPLEKLRPADYNPRHLSEESFTRLQGSLRRHGVVKPVILNADGTLVAGHQRTKGLKAIGQATTPAMILPQKVRLQDEIKFNLLHNRVETESSVVYAEPGPIGEWCWIPWQTIEVEESKNLPFQQAIAFMTAAHGPWGSVVIDDQGRVVLNAEYAAVAKTQRFDVLAWTVASFDAGQLVEDLTGEYGVYDWSGLEEQAPVWNQHIVQPNRLREHSSKAKKDQVRYKSEVWERLVLPWLTTSHRVVDFGAGHGDYARHLRSSGYRVQDYEPYRTLKGKYALDIRSIVGQIRGLERDLRANGLFEVVVLDSVINATTSLEYQHWVLLAVNALCAADGQVCIGTRNLDRELAYENSEHSISRDSTRLSFLDAHNVDMRFTRGKWQRIRYHTPESLRGLLSRYFEEVELSDTTRATLKAVCRKPRPFPIEDYKEALDNEFNMPYPNEFRHNKHEGIVGILIELIKNRNAILEG; from the coding sequence GTGAGCAACCGTCTCGACGTGCGCTTCGACCCGGCGTATCCGCTGGAGAAGCTCCGCCCGGCTGACTACAACCCGCGGCACCTGTCCGAGGAGTCGTTCACGCGTCTCCAGGGTTCGCTGCGTCGCCACGGTGTGGTCAAGCCAGTGATCTTGAATGCGGACGGGACGTTGGTCGCTGGCCACCAGAGGACCAAGGGCCTCAAGGCGATCGGGCAGGCGACGACACCGGCAATGATCCTGCCGCAGAAAGTCAGGCTGCAGGACGAGATCAAGTTCAACCTCCTTCACAACAGGGTCGAGACCGAGTCGTCGGTGGTCTACGCGGAGCCGGGGCCGATTGGCGAGTGGTGCTGGATTCCGTGGCAGACCATCGAGGTGGAGGAGTCGAAGAACCTGCCGTTCCAGCAGGCCATCGCGTTCATGACGGCGGCGCATGGGCCGTGGGGGTCGGTCGTCATTGATGACCAGGGCCGCGTCGTGCTGAACGCGGAGTACGCGGCGGTCGCCAAGACGCAACGCTTCGACGTGCTGGCGTGGACGGTGGCCTCGTTCGACGCTGGGCAGCTCGTCGAAGACCTCACTGGTGAGTATGGCGTGTACGACTGGTCCGGCTTGGAGGAGCAGGCGCCGGTGTGGAACCAGCACATCGTTCAGCCCAACCGGCTTCGCGAGCACTCCTCGAAGGCGAAGAAGGACCAGGTGCGCTACAAGTCGGAGGTGTGGGAGCGGCTGGTGCTGCCGTGGCTGACGACCTCGCACCGGGTGGTGGACTTCGGTGCCGGCCATGGCGACTATGCCCGTCACCTGCGTTCGAGTGGTTACCGGGTGCAGGACTACGAGCCGTACCGCACCCTGAAGGGCAAGTACGCGCTGGACATTCGCAGCATCGTCGGGCAGATCCGCGGCCTGGAACGCGACCTGCGTGCGAACGGCCTCTTCGAGGTCGTGGTGCTGGACTCGGTGATCAACGCGACGACGTCCCTGGAGTACCAGCACTGGGTGCTGCTGGCGGTCAACGCGCTGTGCGCGGCGGACGGGCAGGTGTGCATCGGCACGCGCAACCTGGACCGGGAGCTGGCCTACGAGAATTCCGAACACTCCATCAGCCGCGACTCGACCCGGCTGAGCTTCCTTGATGCGCACAACGTGGACATGCGCTTCACGCGGGGGAAGTGGCAACGCATCCGGTATCACACGCCCGAGTCGCTGCGGGGGCTGCTGTCGCGCTACTTCGAGGAAGTGGAGCTGAGCGACACAACCCGGGCCACGCTCAAGGCGGTGTGCCGCAAGCCCCGCCCCTTCCCGATCGAGGACTACAAGGAAGCCCTCGATAACGAATTCAACATGCCCTACCCCAACGAATTCCGACACAACAAACATGAGGGAATTGTGGGAATTCTGATAGAATTGATCAAGAATAGGAATGCCATTTTGGAGGGGTAG
- a CDS encoding ParB/RepB/Spo0J family partition protein: MSTSRIPASLADLAVPVDQLAAYHRNPRTGDLDAIAESLSTNGQYRPIVVNKGSLTGRPNEVLAGNHTLKAAKRLGWDEIAVTWLDVDDDAAAKIAIVDNRTNDLAGYDTALLADILTDLPDLQGTGYDQAQLDQLLDDTALPAPIELPTDGAGTGAAATVDYLQWGYLQWSSTRVRITQAEVELLDALYRQFVDAHDSDMGFGWHVLNEEHQAREGDVA; the protein is encoded by the coding sequence GTGTCCACCTCTCGTATCCCGGCCTCGCTCGCGGACCTGGCCGTACCTGTCGATCAGCTCGCCGCCTACCACCGCAATCCGCGCACCGGTGATCTCGATGCGATCGCCGAGTCGCTGTCCACGAACGGCCAGTACCGGCCGATCGTCGTCAACAAGGGCTCGCTTACCGGGCGGCCGAATGAGGTTCTGGCGGGCAACCACACACTGAAGGCGGCCAAGCGGCTCGGCTGGGACGAGATCGCGGTTACCTGGCTCGACGTGGACGACGACGCGGCAGCGAAGATCGCCATCGTCGACAACCGCACCAACGACCTGGCCGGGTACGACACGGCGCTGCTCGCCGACATCCTCACCGACCTGCCTGACCTCCAGGGCACCGGGTACGACCAGGCGCAGCTGGACCAGCTCCTCGATGACACCGCCCTGCCGGCGCCGATCGAGCTGCCGACCGACGGAGCCGGGACGGGCGCTGCGGCCACGGTGGACTACCTGCAGTGGGGTTACCTTCAGTGGTCCTCGACGCGAGTGCGGATCACGCAAGCCGAGGTTGAACTGCTGGACGCGCTGTACCGGCAGTTCGTCGACGCGCACGACTCGGACATGGGCTTCGGATGGCATGTTCTCAACGAGGAGCACCAGGCCCGTGAGGGGGACGTGGCGTGA
- a CDS encoding PP2C family protein-serine/threonine phosphatase, protein MATTIGMAHREGTAGPIADAAATYTSTSTDRTAIALVDGMGHSADIVRLAPMLAETAARIGAVRGALAGLLSAGALMHDPGPDAAGVLVVTREDGTAELVWAGDCRAYRWDGELHQLTTDHTLAAYLTRAAKEEVPVAALADFVGVTLRRALPATVPYVSAPAGGLLILTTDGVHDQAAPAVIEALVRKHESAPQALADALVTAACPDAAGYRDDATTVVISY, encoded by the coding sequence ATGGCCACCACCATCGGTATGGCCCACCGCGAAGGCACGGCGGGGCCTATCGCCGACGCTGCCGCCACCTACACGTCCACCAGCACCGACCGGACCGCCATCGCCTTGGTCGACGGCATGGGACACAGCGCCGACATAGTTCGCCTGGCGCCGATGCTTGCGGAGACGGCCGCCCGCATCGGCGCGGTGCGCGGTGCTCTCGCCGGGCTGCTGTCGGCCGGGGCGCTGATGCACGACCCAGGCCCTGACGCGGCAGGCGTCCTCGTGGTGACGCGAGAGGACGGCACCGCCGAGCTTGTCTGGGCGGGGGACTGCCGGGCCTACCGCTGGGACGGAGAACTGCATCAGTTGACCACGGACCACACCCTCGCGGCGTACCTGACGAGGGCGGCCAAGGAAGAGGTGCCTGTGGCGGCGCTGGCCGATTTCGTCGGCGTCACGCTGCGCCGGGCTCTGCCTGCGACTGTGCCCTACGTCTCGGCGCCAGCCGGAGGGCTGCTGATCCTTACCACCGACGGCGTCCACGACCAGGCGGCTCCCGCCGTGATCGAAGCCCTGGTGCGCAAGCACGAGAGCGCCCCGCAGGCACTGGCCGACGCGCTCGTGACTGCTGCCTGTCCGGACGCGGCAGGCTACCGCGACGACGCAACGACTGTGGTGATCAGCTACTAG
- a CDS encoding urease subunit beta, protein MEHPQPPRKPSCPVDCDDTGTSSAGGEEDDEAARRYDAIHFNVHLDGDTQGVSLQTDATTLPGPGRTKIKVKNESDRPIQVGSHYHFAEVNPGLKVVGVEVPAGQAAPRDRSLWNCDAARGRRLNIAAGTSVRFEPGDECCVELVQIEGDVTADDSDTSDLTKIQGLREGIVR, encoded by the coding sequence GTGGAGCACCCCCAGCCGCCCCGCAAGCCAAGCTGTCCGGTCGACTGCGACGACACCGGCACCTCGTCCGCGGGCGGCGAGGAGGACGACGAGGCTGCCCGCCGGTACGACGCGATCCACTTCAACGTGCACCTCGACGGGGACACACAGGGCGTCAGCCTACAGACGGACGCCACCACCTTGCCGGGGCCGGGCAGGACGAAGATCAAGGTGAAGAACGAGTCGGACCGTCCCATCCAGGTCGGATCCCACTACCACTTCGCCGAGGTCAACCCGGGGCTGAAGGTCGTCGGCGTCGAGGTTCCCGCCGGTCAAGCCGCTCCCCGGGACCGCAGCCTATGGAACTGCGATGCGGCCAGGGGCCGACGGCTCAACATCGCCGCAGGCACGTCCGTACGTTTCGAACCGGGCGACGAGTGCTGTGTGGAACTGGTGCAGATTGAAGGGGACGTCACGGCCGACGACAGCGACACCAGCGACCTCACCAAGATCCAGGGGCTTCGCGAAGGGATCGTCCGATGA
- a CDS encoding urease accessory protein UreF, producing MSRAALLLLADGRFPAGGHAHSGGVEAAVVHGAVHDTDSLEAFCRGRLHTTGLTTAGLAAAATAGVDPLLLDDAADARTPVPALRTVARRLGRQMMRAVRATFPSADLETLAAQRPRGAHQPIVLGLAARAAGLTPLDAAYAAAYESTGGPATAAVRLLSLDPLDATRLLARLGRDTDAVATAAAQAADRVTAEGIDALPSASSPLLDITGEQHAAWTVRLFAS from the coding sequence ATGAGCCGTGCAGCCCTGCTCCTGCTGGCCGACGGCCGCTTCCCCGCCGGAGGGCACGCCCACTCCGGCGGCGTGGAAGCCGCCGTCGTCCACGGAGCCGTCCACGACACCGACAGCCTGGAGGCTTTCTGCCGCGGCCGGCTGCACACCACCGGCCTGACCACGGCCGGCCTGGCCGCCGCGGCCACCGCCGGAGTCGACCCGCTGCTGCTCGACGACGCCGCAGACGCCCGCACCCCCGTCCCCGCGCTGCGCACCGTCGCCCGCAGGCTCGGCCGGCAGATGATGCGCGCCGTCCGTGCCACCTTCCCGTCCGCAGACCTGGAAACGCTGGCCGCCCAACGCCCCCGGGGCGCCCATCAGCCGATCGTGCTGGGCCTCGCCGCCCGGGCCGCCGGGCTCACCCCCCTGGACGCCGCCTACGCCGCCGCGTACGAGAGCACCGGCGGCCCGGCCACCGCGGCGGTGCGCCTGCTGAGCCTCGACCCGCTCGACGCCACCCGGCTGCTGGCCCGCCTCGGCCGTGATACCGACGCCGTCGCCACCGCTGCCGCCCAGGCCGCGGACCGCGTCACGGCCGAGGGCATCGACGCTCTGCCGTCGGCCTCCTCACCGCTGCTGGACATCACGGGTGAACAGCACGCTGCCTGGACCGTCCGGCTCTTCGCCTCCTGA
- a CDS encoding ScbR family autoregulator-binding transcription factor produces MQERAVKTREAILQAAAELIDECGFSEASVSKIMKRAGVTQGALYFHFESKEALAHAVMLSQGNGLEAPPGEDGLQRLIDQTLYLAGELQTNPKLRAGVRLAIEQGDFGLQDDSPYNYWIDEFAVQLKAAQAKGEVLPDVDVRELAWTLVASYSGTQLLSHISTRRTDLYRRVTNLWKYLLPAVADPAVRPLLTFSRQWDRGA; encoded by the coding sequence GTGCAGGAACGGGCGGTCAAGACGCGGGAGGCGATCCTTCAGGCGGCTGCCGAGCTAATCGACGAGTGTGGGTTCAGCGAAGCGAGCGTCAGCAAGATCATGAAACGCGCCGGGGTCACTCAAGGCGCCCTGTATTTCCACTTCGAGTCTAAGGAAGCCCTTGCCCACGCGGTCATGCTCAGCCAGGGCAACGGGCTGGAGGCGCCGCCCGGCGAAGACGGCTTGCAGAGGCTGATCGACCAGACGCTCTACCTCGCAGGAGAACTCCAGACCAATCCGAAGCTACGGGCCGGAGTACGCCTAGCGATCGAGCAAGGAGACTTCGGCCTTCAGGACGACTCCCCGTACAACTACTGGATAGATGAATTCGCCGTGCAACTGAAAGCTGCGCAAGCCAAGGGCGAAGTACTACCAGACGTGGACGTACGAGAGCTGGCCTGGACGCTGGTCGCCTCCTACTCCGGTACTCAACTCCTGTCCCACATCTCCACACGTCGCACTGACCTGTACCGCCGCGTCACCAACCTGTGGAAGTACCTGCTGCCGGCGGTCGCTGACCCGGCTGTCAGGCCGCTGCTGACCTTCAGCCGCCAATGGGACCGGGGCGCCTGA
- a CDS encoding urease subunit alpha codes for MSSPEAQGRGRTPKGHKGEPKPSNELTRAEYTTLYGPTTRDRVRLADTDLTLQIEADWSGGPSYSGNEMVFGGGKVIRESMGMSHLARDGKDSRGRDTGHRPVDTVITGALILDWWGVVKADIGVRDGRIAAIGKAYNPETMDPIPSHRFERPDRTAIGDAVPVTPVSFVVGPSTEVISGNGRILTAGGVDTHVHFICPGEIHEALASGVTTLIGGGTGPAEGSTATTVTPGAWHIRRLFEALDAFPVNIGLLGKGSTMNKRELNAQVDAGVCGFKVHEDWGATPAVIDRALDICEERGIQLALHADSLNESGFLESTRAAFTGDARDAEGRFTEKKARSVHVFHVEGAGGGHAPDMIELVKDANVLPASTNPTRPLTVNTVKEHVDMMIVCHHLNPEIPADRAFADSRIRPSTMAAEDLLHDMGAISMMSSDAQAMGRIGEMIMRTWQTAHVMKGRYGPLKEDLEAAKVRTVTDDTDHSFNDQQRQPDDNFRARRYVAKYTINPAITHGIDTYVGSVETGKLADLVLWEPKFFGVKPHLLLKGGQLAYGQVGDANASITTPQPYLPRPVWGSTGRSSRNNSYNFVAPGVADTLNIRVVTVKDSSGTDVQVRVGGLGLDKRFTDITSTRHVTKAHMKLNDTVPKSLEVDHNSFEVTIGGATTSDTHTELNGATVPRSYVTEVPLAQRYFLF; via the coding sequence ATGAGCAGTCCGGAGGCGCAAGGCCGCGGTCGGACGCCGAAGGGTCACAAGGGCGAGCCGAAGCCGAGCAATGAACTGACGCGGGCGGAGTACACCACGCTGTACGGGCCGACCACGCGGGATAGGGTGCGGCTCGCCGACACCGACCTCACGCTGCAGATCGAGGCCGACTGGAGCGGCGGCCCGTCCTACAGCGGCAATGAGATGGTCTTCGGCGGCGGCAAGGTGATCCGCGAGTCGATGGGGATGTCGCACCTCGCCAGGGACGGGAAGGACAGCAGAGGCAGGGACACCGGCCACAGGCCCGTGGACACCGTCATCACCGGCGCGCTGATCCTGGACTGGTGGGGCGTGGTCAAGGCCGACATCGGCGTCCGCGACGGCAGGATCGCGGCCATCGGCAAGGCGTACAACCCCGAGACGATGGATCCGATCCCGAGCCACCGGTTCGAAAGGCCGGACCGTACGGCCATCGGCGATGCGGTTCCGGTGACGCCGGTGAGTTTCGTGGTCGGGCCGAGTACCGAGGTCATCTCCGGCAACGGGCGGATTCTTACCGCGGGCGGTGTGGACACCCATGTCCACTTCATCTGCCCCGGGGAGATCCACGAGGCGCTGGCCTCGGGGGTGACCACCTTGATCGGCGGCGGCACCGGGCCGGCCGAAGGCAGTACGGCCACCACCGTGACCCCGGGCGCCTGGCACATCCGGCGGCTCTTCGAGGCGCTGGATGCGTTCCCGGTCAACATCGGCCTGCTCGGCAAGGGCAGCACGATGAACAAGCGCGAGCTCAACGCACAGGTGGACGCCGGCGTCTGCGGCTTCAAGGTCCACGAGGACTGGGGCGCCACCCCCGCGGTGATCGACCGGGCCCTGGACATCTGTGAAGAGCGCGGAATCCAGCTCGCCCTGCACGCCGACTCACTGAACGAGTCGGGGTTCCTGGAGAGCACCCGGGCAGCTTTCACCGGCGACGCCAGGGACGCGGAGGGGAGGTTCACGGAGAAGAAGGCCCGCTCGGTCCACGTCTTCCATGTCGAAGGTGCCGGCGGCGGTCACGCGCCGGACATGATCGAGCTGGTCAAGGATGCGAACGTGCTGCCGGCCTCGACCAACCCGACCCGTCCCCTGACGGTCAACACCGTCAAGGAGCACGTCGACATGATGATCGTGTGCCATCACCTCAACCCGGAGATCCCGGCGGACAGGGCCTTCGCCGACTCCCGGATCCGGCCGTCCACCATGGCCGCGGAGGACCTCCTCCATGACATGGGCGCCATCTCGATGATGTCCTCCGACGCCCAGGCCATGGGCCGCATCGGCGAGATGATCATGCGTACCTGGCAGACCGCGCACGTCATGAAGGGCCGCTACGGGCCACTGAAGGAGGACCTCGAAGCCGCGAAGGTCCGCACGGTCACCGACGACACGGACCACTCCTTCAACGACCAGCAGCGGCAGCCCGACGACAACTTCCGCGCGCGCCGGTACGTGGCCAAGTACACGATCAACCCGGCGATCACGCACGGCATCGACACCTACGTCGGTTCGGTGGAGACCGGCAAGCTCGCCGACCTGGTGCTGTGGGAACCGAAGTTCTTCGGCGTCAAACCGCACCTGCTCCTCAAAGGCGGCCAGCTCGCCTACGGGCAGGTCGGTGACGCCAACGCGTCGATCACCACGCCGCAGCCCTATCTGCCGCGCCCGGTCTGGGGCTCCACCGGCCGCTCTTCTCGGAACAACTCCTACAATTTCGTGGCGCCGGGCGTGGCCGACACACTGAACATCCGTGTCGTCACCGTGAAGGACAGCAGCGGGACCGATGTGCAGGTACGGGTGGGGGGCCTGGGCCTCGACAAGAGGTTCACGGACATCACCAGCACCCGGCACGTCACCAAGGCTCACATGAAGCTGAACGACACCGTGCCCAAGAGCCTGGAAGTCGACCACAACAGCTTCGAGGTCACCATCGGCGGGGCGACCACGAGCGACACCCATACCGAACTCAACGGGGCGACCGTGCCGCGCTCCTACGTCACCGAAGTCCCCCTCGCACAGCGGTACTTCCTCTTCTGA
- the ureG gene encoding urease accessory protein UreG, whose protein sequence is MHIDHSETMPQRHTHSAEPLRPDGSRRALHVGLGGPVGSGKTAGVAALCRALRYRWSIAVVTNDIYTREDAEYLRREAVLPPERITAVETGACPHTAIRDDISANLEAVEHLEETFHPLDLVLVESGGDNLTATFSKGLVDVQIFVIDVASGDDIPRKGGPGITTADLLIVNKTDLAPHVGADLATMAADAQRQRGDLPVIFTSLTADGGIREVADWVTGHLTRWRTQTAA, encoded by the coding sequence GTGCACATCGACCACTCCGAGACCATGCCGCAGCGCCACACCCACAGCGCCGAGCCGCTCCGCCCCGACGGCAGCCGCCGCGCCCTGCATGTCGGGCTGGGCGGGCCCGTCGGCTCCGGCAAGACCGCCGGCGTCGCCGCGCTCTGCCGCGCCCTGCGCTACCGCTGGTCCATCGCCGTCGTCACCAACGACATCTACACCCGCGAGGACGCCGAGTACCTGCGGCGCGAGGCCGTACTGCCGCCCGAGCGGATCACCGCGGTGGAGACCGGCGCCTGCCCGCACACCGCCATCCGCGACGACATCTCCGCCAACCTCGAAGCCGTCGAACACCTGGAGGAAACCTTCCATCCCCTCGACCTCGTGCTCGTCGAATCCGGCGGAGACAACCTCACCGCCACCTTCTCTAAGGGCCTGGTAGACGTGCAGATCTTCGTCATCGACGTCGCCAGCGGCGACGACATCCCCCGCAAGGGCGGCCCCGGCATCACCACCGCCGACCTCCTGATCGTCAACAAAACCGACCTCGCCCCGCACGTCGGCGCCGACCTCGCCACCATGGCCGCCGACGCCCAACGGCAACGCGGCGACCTGCCCGTCATTTTCACCAGCCTCACCGCGGACGGCGGCATCCGCGAGGTCGCCGACTGGGTCACCGGCCACCTCACCCGCTGGCGCACGCAGACTGCCGCATGA
- a CDS encoding urease accessory protein UreD, whose product MSTGTRPTRPKARCETGPQAADAEEPPGHPHGVCATARIRATYNGRVTTLPQLRSDGPFHLRRLRNSGKAARVGIIGAMSAPLGGDRLTLDIAAQDRAELDVTTATATLALRGPTTAPATYDVRLTAGEGATLRWLPQPLISAAGSNLHQTCTVSLAATARLLLREEQLLGRADEEPGHLVSRLRVRYDGRTLLDQHTAYGNPEPGWDSPAVLGGHRAIGQILVVGPEMNVPRGPVLLRDGTKDGCAVLTPLAGGPALLATALAPTSSALRQLLDEALAHALGP is encoded by the coding sequence ATGAGCACCGGCACCCGCCCCACCCGGCCCAAGGCCCGGTGCGAAACGGGCCCCCAGGCGGCCGACGCCGAGGAACCCCCCGGACACCCGCACGGCGTGTGTGCCACCGCCCGCATCCGCGCCACCTACAACGGACGCGTCACCACGCTCCCGCAACTGCGCAGCGACGGCCCGTTCCACCTACGCCGCCTGCGCAACAGCGGCAAAGCCGCCAGGGTAGGCATCATCGGTGCGATGAGTGCCCCGCTCGGCGGCGACCGGCTCACGCTCGACATCGCCGCCCAGGACCGGGCCGAACTGGACGTCACCACGGCCACCGCCACCCTCGCCCTGCGCGGCCCCACCACCGCCCCGGCCACCTACGACGTGCGGTTGACCGCCGGAGAAGGCGCCACCTTGCGCTGGCTGCCCCAGCCGCTGATCAGCGCCGCCGGCAGCAACCTGCACCAGACCTGCACGGTCAGCCTCGCCGCCACCGCACGCCTGCTGCTGCGCGAGGAGCAGCTTCTGGGCAGGGCCGACGAGGAGCCGGGCCACCTCGTCAGCCGCCTCCGGGTCCGGTACGACGGACGGACGCTGCTCGACCAGCACACCGCCTACGGGAACCCCGAACCCGGATGGGACAGCCCCGCGGTCCTCGGCGGACACCGCGCCATCGGCCAGATCCTCGTCGTGGGCCCGGAGATGAACGTCCCCCGCGGCCCCGTCCTGCTCCGCGACGGGACCAAAGACGGCTGCGCCGTCCTCACGCCCCTGGCCGGCGGCCCGGCACTGCTCGCCACCGCCCTCGCACCGACCTCCTCCGCCCTACGGCAGCTGCTCGACGAAGCACTCGCCCACGCCCTCGGGCCGTAG